Proteins from a genomic interval of Crassostrea angulata isolate pt1a10 chromosome 7, ASM2561291v2, whole genome shotgun sequence:
- the LOC128192823 gene encoding uncharacterized protein LOC128192823, which translates to MRAFIAVVCLIAAVSARSLQKRSDDDGGHWEATWLASEDDVLKSTAEEVKAIKGKLLRDVDGLDNALKNLMSGASTKEDEEMAAGAFEGAVMLTMMDAKENSIPPMDLPIPRQCSKDAIAAIGSCPEQFMRIGECMRGACKAVKEALGSDKDLVQQVAFTKGVVALIAKGARGVGELAKACGYAEKKKRDFEDWAAAGLISEDELKNVDKAEVERVAGNLKKDMDAIDADLDNLLSEGIDGPAAEAVEKHLEASVELAELHEEKGTDAIKPARVEVPKGCRKEDFGADCEENFKRVVGCLKKAVKGMKETFDSDAPVVGKIAKVKGIVKLVSQAAGPIKELRDACTSKRSLAKFFN; encoded by the exons ATGAGAGCCTTTATTGCAGTTGTGTGCCTTATCGCAGCCGTGTCTGCCCGTTCCCTCCag aaaagGAGCGATGATGATGGAGGTCACTGGGAAGCAACATGGTTGGCATCTGAAGAtg ATGTCTTAAAAAGTACTGCAGAGGAGGTAAAGGCCATTAAGGGCAAGCTTTTGAGAGATGTCGACGGTTTGGATAATGCTTTGAAAAACCTTATGAGCGGAG CAAGCACCAAGGAAGACGAGGAGATGGCTGCCGGTGCCTTTGAGGGCGCTGTTATGCTGACCATGATGGACGCCAAGGAAAACAGCATCCCACCAATGGACCTCCCCATCCCAAGACAATGCTCCAAAG aTGCCATCGCTGCTATTGGTTCATGCCCTGAACAATTCATGCGCATCGGAGAATGCATGCGAGGAGCATGCAAAGCTGTCAAGGAGGCCCTCGGCTCAGATAAAGATC TCGTCCAGCAGGTTGCATTCACCAAGGGAGTCGTCGCTCTGATTGCCAAGGGAGCCCGTGGTGTTGGTGAACTGGCAA AGGCCTGTGGATATGCC GAGAAAAAGAAGAGAGATTTCGAGGACTGGGCTGCCGCTGGTTTGATCAGCGAAGATG AGCTGAAGAACGTCGATAAGGCTGAGGTTGAGAGAGTTGCCGGAAACCTGAAGAAAGACATGGATGCTATTGACGCCGACCTTGACAATCTGCTGTCAGAAG GCATTGATGGCCCAGCCGCTGAAGCAGTTGAGAAGCACCTCGAAGCCTCAGTGGAACTTGCTGAACTCCACGAGGAAAAGG GAACTGATGCTATCAAGCCAGCCCGTGTTGAGGTCCCAAAAGGATGCAGAAAGG AGGACTTCGGCGCTGACTGCGAAGAGAACTTCAAGAGAGTTGTTGGATGTCTGAAGAAAGCCGTCAAGGGAATGAAGGAAACCTTCGACAGTGATGCCCCAG TTGTCGGAAAGATTGCCAAGGTTAAGGGAATCGTCAAACTTGTCTCTCAGGCTGCTGGACCCATTAAGGAGTTGCGTG ATGCCTGCACCTCCAAGAGATCTCTCGCCAAGTTCTTCAACTAA
- the LOC128156169 gene encoding probable methyltransferase-like protein 24 isoform X3, whose protein sequence is MNRRVLIIVSLLGISILLFYKGGLFQMAGPKMVEQESGNKINVVLFTPKTTQSPPKIELIPEKVKKYNFTKSKKRPLQEKLQPVDIADWTILAEMPTYKQPKRVLQSDWWKAAAFLEIDFKKRPKDLRCRKQKSVGNWFLCQDEPYKVKEPCLVYSFGIGNDFSFDDAMAKLGCEVHSFDPSMDMPEHVRNTSVVFHPIGLSTSVIKDFNPRHDIYVIQDQSWTMMDLLSIMEMLGHKNRVLDYLKIDVEGHEWSVIDYLLKNGITSRIRHFSLEYHIFPDWPDKARYPDLLKTYKRLKETGFYKYFTGIHPLNHTPKKFNIQADVCYVNIKFQS, encoded by the exons ATGAATAGACGCGTGCTGATAATCGTCTCCCTGCTGGGGATATCCATATTATTGTTCTACAAAGGTGGCTTATTCCAAATGGCCGGTCCCAAAATGGTAGAGCAGG aAAGTGGAAACAAAATCAATGTGGTGCTATTTACGCCGAAAACAACACAGTCTCCACCGAAAATCGAACTTATTcctgaaaaagttaaaaaatacaattttacaaaaagcaAAAAGAGACCATTGCAAGAAAAGCTTCAGCCAGTAGATATCGCTGATTGGACAATATTGGCCGAAATGCCAACTTACAAACAACCGAAAAGAGTGCTACAATCTGATTGGTGGAAAGCCGCCGCATTTTTAGAAAT agattttaaaaaaagacctAAAGATTTACGGTGCAGAAAACAAAAGTCGGTGGGAAACTGGTTTTTGTGCCAAGACGAGCCTTATAAAGTAAAGGAGCCATGTCTCGTATACTCATTTGG CATAGGCAATGACTTTAGCTTTGATGACGCCATGGCAAAACTTGGCTGTGAAGTGCATTCTTTCGATCCAAG CATGGATATGCCTGAGCACGTGAGAAATACAAGTGTAGTATTCCATCCTATTGGACTCAGCACCAGCGTGATCAAGGACTTTAATCCACGTCACGATATCTACGTCATACAGGATCAGAGCTGGACCATGATGGACCTCCTCAGCATCATGGAAATGCTAGGTCACAAAAAC AGAGTGCTGGACTACTTGAAGATAGACGTAGAGGGACACGAATGGTCTGTGATTGATTATTTACTAAAAAATGGAATCACCTCCAGAATCAGACATTTCTCCCTGGAGTATCATATTTTCCCAGACTGGCCGGATAAAGCCAGATATCCAGATTTACTTAAAACCTATAAAAGACTAAAAGAGACCggtttttacaaatatttcaccGGCATACACCCATTAAATCATACTcccaaaaaattcaacattcaaGCTGatgtttgttatgtaaacattaaatttcaaagCTGA